From the Porites lutea chromosome 5, jaPorLute2.1, whole genome shotgun sequence genome, the window catgCTAACGAGCcccaaaaagggcgaaacagctgtctatggctacaatcccgctctgttttgaggtctttcggtgtcgtgtcgatgtcttgcaaagttaattttcacgtagtactatcagcattgcagtattctgttTGTAGAATTTCATATCATAATGTCTACTTgtcatttttgctgatcaggtactttatagatcctacgttcttcggcatattcgtttgcggtcttTTCCactcctttgtggttaatgtttttCCTTCCTGCATATTAATTATGTGACTGGTCAGTGTCTAGCTAGCTAGGTAAAAATGCattcctccatactaataagTGCCTTCCATATGCAATGAGCGTCTCTCTTCTACAATAGGCATATCAGTTTTGCCTAGGCATGCCCAGTCTCTTCTAACCCTGATTGGGTAATGTAAAATCTgttatgtgttcaaaataaaggTGGGCAGTGTTAGAAAGCGCTATcgttcttgcaatcgctttgccaagttcgagttatccgagttcgaaaTAATCGCGGAAAAATGACGGAAGAGTGGAGTGAAATCTGAGGGAAATttagtggcggatccaggggggcccgcccccccccccccccccctccttatttttagaccaaactgaggcccgaaggacagaaaaatttgtttttttgagaCCGGCCCCCTACCtcatctaagggtctggatgaccgggccccctcattatctcaaggtctggatccggtaCTGATATTGGACTTAGTTCGTTCGGCTGTATATAAAGAACAACAGCAGAACTAAAACTCGATGGAATCGCCCTGAAACGgccaaaaatgcaaagaaatcAGCATAAATTTAGACaaggagacaaggtaagaaagTCTCATAAATCTCAATACAAACCCTTAACATTTCTGTTAAGCAACAACCATTCTCATTAGTGAGCTTGGGGTACCCGTGGTCAAGTGTAAATAACCTAAACGCAGGTCTAGGCCGCTTTAATTTGATCTTGTTCATGTCTTGGTCACCCTATTTATGGTCCCCTCTTAAATTTTATGTCACATTTCTAATACCTTTTTTCAAGGAGAATGAGTCTCCGCTGAGACCTTGCCTCAGCGCTTCCTTTCtatccatttttttaaataatattaataacactGAAGCAACACTCACTTTTCTCGCATTTTAAGCAACTGCAAGTATGATAAGAGTCAACAATTTTTTGAAACGGATTTAACTATAAAAGTTAACGTTGAAAAAGAACGACGTTTCGACTGTCCGACGGTCCTTTTTAAGTTCAGGCTAAGAAGTAATTATAGACTTATGAGATACTGACTAAAAGTAGGCAGTATCTCATAAGTCCATTCACAATTGTACATAAGAAAATGCTAACCTTTACTTCTTATCCTGAACTTGAAAATAACCGTCGGAGGGTCGAAACGTCTTTTCTTTTTAACGTTAGCAAGTATGATATACCTGAAAAATGGCTTAAGAAATTCTAATCCTTCGTTTTTCCCTCTGTTGCTCTATTGAAGCTGGTAGAAGATGTAAAAGTCAGTTTAAAATAAGCAAGGATGTCAAAAATAATCTAACAGCTTGATAAATAAATGTCACTCAGTTATAGTTTTGGTGCTTAAGAACAATGTAAATAACTAAAGATGTGATATTCAAATTTTAGCCAGGTGAATCCATaacaaaaatgatttttcagtcaCGTGTCACATTGGGTTGGGGGGAAAAAGAAGAGTTCTCTCAATAGCGAAAGTATTcttttcaaagcatttttcgTTAGACATTCTCCCTGAAAACGCCATTCTGAAATTTCTAAATTGCTTCCATTTTCACTGTAAATATTTTTGCCGACGAAATGAGTCATGGCCAAAAGTATTTTCTGCCGTTAAAGCGGTGGCTACGCATTATTGGGTTTACAACACCACGACACACAACATAAACCCTTCAGACACTAACGCAATAGCTCCTCAAATTGAGGCGTCttctctcccccttccccctcggTGCAGTGTTGACGTTATgtattcaagttttaattcaacacaatcaacactgcttgggggagagggggacaGCAGAAATAGCCCCTTATAACAACATCCCCAAGCTTTTTTAAGAGGTAGAATATGAGTTAAGTTAGCAAAGTGCGTCTTTGTGCCTAATTTCCTCAAGTGTCCCAAgacgttttgaccagggttgtagtTTCAACTGTTTTTAACTGTTTATTGGTTGTTGATGTACTTTCAAATTTTAGGGATAATCTCTCTTGGTTATTGCAAGGTACGTCAGTTAACGgatatttgaaaatcaagatataATTTGTGGTATCACAAAGATTGATCATGACTCCTGTATCGCGAGTTCAAAGAGGCCTAGATCAACAATCCAGCCGTAGAATGTACAACCGTCGCAGCCGCATTAACCACAAactcaaaaatatttggaacaTATTTTCCACGGTTAACTCCTTTTACAAATAACGGTTAAATTGTTAATACTTTTTACgcctatcgactaaatttttggtcgTAATTCTACCCGTAACGGTAAACCCCCTTGAGCCCTTGGAGGTAGGAATGTATTGTGTCAAATGTGCCACCAATTTTTGCTAAAGGAGagagaatttttgttttttaatagtcTACTAATGATACGTAATACAATCAAGAAAACATGTTAGCAAAATAAAAACCTAAACAAAGATCAGGGGCAAccagcttctttttttttctgtacaataactgttcgaaggagctcATATTGcttagaaatttctaaagcttgagaaaagctaaaaatttctggataaccatTCCATCCGTCTAAAATATTCGGAGGTTTTTCTGATAGCTtaactacgattttcggaggttgtgttattcacattttaatgCCAAGATATTGCggttattgttaaaaaaggtcTTCTAAAAAATTTcggtataaagacaaaacgtcccctATAATTTTGTAATGAAACCGATACAAGGCTACTTCATGTCCTTAAACTTTCGAGCGGACCCATAACTGTTAGTAGCTTAcactttcggatgagacgaaaaagccaccttGGACTTTCGTGACAACCAAAGTTCTCttaagacatccgaacagataatagTTTTTAGAgcaactccaaattaaccaaacaggcttccaAAGCACAGAAAAAACGATTTGAGATACTTCTGGCGTGTTTGGAAACATtccgtcgttgggtgctcctgaaaGATATATGACCATTGCAGTCGAGTAATCGCAATTTAACCCATGAtctcgaatcccgttgaagcacTGAAATTGTATTCGGGCTTAATTGGTAATAGCTAAAATTACCCTTAGAGCTGCGACAGTATCTTCATTTAGATTtgcatttccgcagttcacatcatcttctttctgtttaagacagaaaacccaaactcagaaaaaaatgttaacagtACAAAGTAACAGTGAGTAACATCAGTTTGTGCCTCGTTCGCTTTTAAAAGCTGAGAAATGGTTCGGTAGCCGTTCTCGTAGTAGACATGTGAAATTTTGAGCAAGAGCAGCTTAGCGGGGCCAGCTTCCAATAAATCAGTCCCAGTCAACTATGTATGAGGTTTGTCAAGTGTAAAACCTGAAGTTGGTCTGACCATGGTTAATAAATTagaatggttatgaagcccgtcAGATTCCTTTGTTATATGTCAAGTTTGTTCAATACCAttcctattttttttatcttactgaaaaaaaaaacgtggcaTTAATTTATTCGgccacaatttgtgaacaaaacatAAAGGATTTTAACTTCAGGGAGCTCCCAACATAAATTCCAGCACGGTAGCATTTATCTTTGCGTTTGCAAACTGTTTTTCCTATTCTCCGTAAAATCGGCAAAATCAACCGCTTTGCATTCCAGCAGCTATCTTGGATGCCTTTTGCATCTTAGCGCTCCCTCCACCCACCACTATAAGCCCCGACTACCTCAACACATATGAAAAAAGATGGCCGCCCGAACCTGTAAGCGCTCGATCCTGACGGTTTCACGAAAAAACAGTGCCGACAGTGAACAATCTATGACGTTTGCTAGCCGTCTTTAAAAACTAGTCTCCTCTACAAATTACGGTCTGACCAAGCAAAAACAACGCCGTTCTGCTAACAAGGACTGATCGAGAACTACACGCCAGTTTCTATTATGGTTCCTGTGTCGTTTGATTGGCAAGTCTCCAGAATTGGTTCTTCAGTGTCCGCCATTGCCTCGTTGTTTGACTTCTCCTCTGAACTACTGACCGCGGAATAACACGATCTCTTAGCCAGATACCTCAAGACAAGATGGCGAATCACCTCTCGTctctgagaaaacaaaaaaatgaaaactgtatGCGGCTATGGTGATGATTGCCAGATTAAACTTGCACTCAGTCAGCATTGATTTCAGACTTTTAATGTGTATGACTTTCAGACGAAAATAACATTGCGTTTAACGGTGGATTTCCCCtgttgcaatttttttacatGCGTACTCACGTAAAATTTAAGCCTGTAAATAAAACAGAGGCAATTTATGGAAGGTGGAGCTAAACGTAAAAgctgagcgaggttcaacttttacgtttaccgCGACCTTTTATAACTTGCCTCTAATTTATTTACCCACGTAAAATTTTAAGGTGGATTTCACGTGTGTAAGCACGTAAATTTTATGCGCGTAAAAAGATAGAGGCAATATATGAAGTgtaacctcgctcaactttccATACGTtgtacgcgcgtaaataaattAGAAATCCATCCTAAGaccctgtccacacgtatccagatatttttgaaaatggatATTTTTATCTTCGTTTCAGTCTCGCGTCCACACtaaacgacgtttttgagcacCAAAAACTTACGTTTTCGAAATAGAGTGGGGTGTGTATGAAAACGCCTGCTTGTCGATTTTATGTGATGTGGACGGACAAAAAGTGAGGTTTTGGAATGCGATGATGTTATACATCATACAGGGCATGACCTGCAAGGGATGCTATCATATTTCCACCGTTTTGGcgtttcgtgtggacgggcgaaaaTTTAAGCTTTCTTTACCTCCTGCTCGCAAATCCTTTCCTCTTTTGAAACAGTCCTATTGACAGGCTTTCTCTTAAACAACTTTTCCAAAAACACCTGcagttacagaaaaaaaataaataaaacagttCCCACTGGTAAGATAGGCGTAAATACCTTGTCCAATTGGACGACCGCTAGTGATATTTTGGGTGGCCATGCATTTCAGTTTTGGAGGTGAGTCTCAAGATCTCCAATAAACTCATTCAAGGATGTACAAATCTTCAATATCTACTTCGTGAATCTGAGTATAACGCTCTAAAAAATTCACTACTAACTTCTGTTTGTAGATTACGTCCAGGAATTTCTGGAGTTTTCTATCTACTGTCACTGCTGTGTTAATTGACCTCAGCGAAATGGTGTTGCATTCAATGTATGGGCTGATGTTCCGGGCAAACTCCGGGCTgctgaaaaacgttttttttttttcaaaaaactggAGATCTCAGTCTTCTTGTCTTTATCATATATAGCGTTTgctatattaaaaaaaaacaaagtctcAAAATGCGTGTGTTAGAAGTGCTTAAATTTATGACCCTCGTGAATTTCTTAACACAAATTTTAtaattaaatataattaaaGGTGCCCTTTAGAAGCGAAGCTTCCTTTcataggccattataggaagTACTCCGAAGGGACCGCACAATT encodes:
- the LOC140937658 gene encoding short transient receptor potential channel 5-like isoform X1, giving the protein MTLFVLFNIVAVLVALNMLIAILNESYTRISENLDTEWKFKRTKMWLNWIYKKSVIPPPLSIVYVLLPGFWVMKHLFKACCPVAILVFLEKLFKRKPVNRTVSKEERICEQERREVIRHLVLRYLAKRSCYSAVSSSEEKSNNEAMADTEEPILETCQSNDTGTIIETGV